A genome region from Colwellia sp. Arc7-D includes the following:
- a CDS encoding response regulator, translating into MNSRIDVLEWIQCLTSTMIAKMANPICCRLLNRTDFNQISLYSEPQALLDLIIPHMENAIKHAQHAITIKLSHDESKLTLAYFYDDKDTPLSSCQLPEATSLEQTLPELIGEPIKIKISSDDKLLKHCFRSFEQHMNIQCLTDESPNNDTQSPWDIEIKDFRATSPGNENESIINNQPQISLRSITQLTDIESKQNVDLYWPFFDSDLHSLLGEVKQLIKPKVLVADDSKPSKMATMIMLEHLGCTVIGADDGIEALELANQQSFDLIFLDEKMPGMYGSDVALQLRDNSGVNQSTPKVSLTGITEKESVNLLYSKGIEHHIEKPITKLVLENFLKKWRSN; encoded by the coding sequence ATGAATTCACGAATAGATGTATTGGAATGGATACAATGCTTAACATCAACAATGATTGCCAAAATGGCAAATCCAATTTGTTGTCGACTGCTCAATAGAACGGATTTTAATCAAATCTCACTCTATAGCGAGCCGCAGGCATTGCTAGACCTAATCATTCCTCATATGGAAAATGCGATTAAACATGCACAGCATGCTATAACGATTAAGCTCAGCCATGATGAAAGTAAATTAACTTTAGCCTATTTTTATGATGATAAAGACACCCCTTTATCATCATGTCAATTACCAGAAGCGACTAGCTTAGAGCAAACATTGCCCGAGTTAATCGGTGAGCCAATTAAAATAAAAATTAGCTCGGATGATAAATTATTAAAACATTGCTTTCGTTCTTTTGAACAACATATGAATATTCAATGCTTGACTGATGAGTCACCAAATAATGATACACAATCGCCTTGGGATATAGAAATTAAGGATTTTAGAGCAACATCGCCTGGCAACGAAAATGAATCAATAATAAATAACCAACCACAAATTTCGTTGCGATCAATTACGCAACTGACAGATATAGAATCAAAGCAAAATGTTGATTTATACTGGCCATTTTTTGATAGTGATTTACATAGCCTTTTGGGTGAAGTAAAACAATTAATAAAGCCTAAAGTACTCGTTGCTGATGACAGTAAACCAAGCAAAATGGCAACGATGATTATGCTTGAGCATTTAGGCTGTACTGTTATTGGTGCTGATGATGGTATTGAGGCGCTAGAACTTGCCAATCAACAGTCATTTGACTTGATTTTTTTAGATGAAAAAATGCCAGGTATGTATGGCAGTGATGTCGCATTGCAACTGCGTGATAATAGTGGAGTTAATCAATCGACTCCTAAAGTATCTCTCACGGGTATCACTGAAAAAGAATCAGTAAATTTATTGTATAGCAAAGGCATAGAGCATCATATTGAGAAACCTATTACCAAATTGGTATTGGAAAATTTCTTGAAAAAATGGCGCAGTAATTAA
- a CDS encoding PAS domain S-box protein, with protein sequence MTEQSYPVPKDEQQRMEALKRYEVVDTPPEEVFDRITRIVAAFLDVPIALISLVDETRQWFKSRVGLEVTHTGREIAFCAHTIMNDQLMIVSDTSQDKRFNQSPLVQGEPHIAFYAGAPLKTSDGYNLGTLCAIDTTPRILSEQQKSVLQDLADMVMDALELRLTNARVSDKIALQNAEFKTLNQDLNLLGQVFNHLNYSILFFDKQGYIKSMNLKTAEMFGYSVVETIGQHLSIFFLSPYKELLNKIFSPKNNNSDIKLNDIPLQTFGLRKDGTKFSLELSVTKIKIEHGSTFRAQFQDTTNRDLADKVLEQFKLPLDISQNFIFMFRERSLKFDYVSQGAIKLSGYSQEELHNMSLYDIDSSLNIDNLRKKLAPLLSGAKPDIAYETTLRSKNDKIIPVQIALKIDGNDQIGKRIVVVGTDISERNKVNQAIQDNQARLHAIVDTAVDGIITISERGLIETSNRAAEELFGFTKSELKGKNVKILMPTSYAREHDGYLDNYKNSGDAKVIGIGREVTGKRKDGSEFSMELSVAEVNLGNALLYTGIVRDITERKKAEADLRHAMNVADNANRAKSDFLSRMSHELRTPLNAIVGFGEILQMELLSTTQQEYTDHILKAGKHLSSLINEVLEIARIEAGQQNLSIEAVQVSTLIKESWDLMRPMAANRGVKLNYIEDNDEHYVMADLQRLKQVLLNLLSNAVKYNCPNGTITVSCRKRIHDNTLRISVQDNGNGIAPENYTRVFEVFERLNADQGQEEGSGVGLALSKALMHAMNGELGLDSILEQGSTFWLELPIGYPAQQQLLTQSNDVETLTTQGTEHSRVFNILYIEDNLSNLRLVEALFQRRSDINLTSAMQGNLGIELALKQLPDLVLLDMHLPDIQGDEVLLKLRNNKATSKIPILMLSADATNSQREKLLSLGANAYITKPLDIRKFIAKVDATLRVLPDE encoded by the coding sequence ATGACCGAGCAATCTTACCCTGTACCAAAAGACGAACAACAACGCATGGAGGCATTAAAGCGCTACGAAGTTGTAGATACCCCTCCTGAAGAAGTGTTTGATCGGATCACTAGAATTGTAGCTGCCTTTTTAGACGTACCTATTGCACTTATTTCATTGGTAGATGAGACTCGTCAATGGTTCAAATCTCGTGTTGGGTTAGAAGTAACCCATACCGGTAGAGAAATTGCTTTTTGTGCTCACACCATTATGAATGACCAATTAATGATAGTGTCTGATACCAGTCAAGATAAGCGCTTTAACCAATCCCCATTAGTACAAGGTGAACCACATATTGCTTTTTACGCAGGAGCGCCTTTAAAAACTTCCGACGGTTATAATTTAGGTACTCTTTGCGCTATAGATACAACACCTCGTATTCTAAGTGAGCAACAAAAATCAGTGCTTCAAGACTTAGCAGATATGGTCATGGATGCCTTAGAGCTAAGGTTAACTAATGCACGTGTAAGCGACAAAATTGCTTTACAAAATGCAGAGTTTAAAACTCTAAATCAAGATCTTAACCTTTTAGGTCAGGTATTTAATCATTTAAACTACAGTATTTTGTTTTTTGACAAGCAAGGTTACATAAAGTCAATGAACTTAAAAACAGCAGAAATGTTTGGCTACTCTGTCGTCGAAACTATAGGGCAGCATCTTAGTATATTTTTCCTCTCGCCTTATAAAGAGCTGCTCAACAAAATATTTAGTCCCAAAAATAATAACAGTGATATCAAGTTAAACGACATTCCTTTGCAAACTTTTGGTTTACGTAAAGATGGTACAAAATTTTCTTTAGAGCTGTCTGTAACCAAAATAAAAATAGAGCATGGTTCTACCTTCAGAGCACAATTTCAAGATACAACCAATCGTGATCTAGCTGACAAAGTACTAGAACAGTTTAAGCTTCCATTAGATATCAGCCAAAATTTTATTTTCATGTTTCGTGAACGTTCACTTAAATTTGATTATGTCAGCCAAGGCGCTATCAAGTTAAGCGGTTACTCTCAAGAAGAGCTACATAATATGAGTCTGTATGATATTGATAGCAGTCTTAATATAGATAATTTACGTAAGAAACTAGCACCTTTATTATCGGGTGCTAAGCCAGATATTGCCTATGAAACGACCTTACGCAGTAAAAACGACAAGATCATCCCTGTGCAAATTGCTTTGAAAATAGATGGTAATGATCAGATAGGCAAACGTATTGTAGTCGTTGGAACTGATATTTCTGAACGTAATAAAGTCAACCAAGCGATTCAAGATAACCAAGCTCGATTACATGCGATTGTAGATACAGCTGTTGATGGAATAATTACGATAAGCGAACGCGGTTTAATTGAGACCTCCAATAGAGCTGCAGAAGAGCTATTTGGTTTTACCAAGTCTGAGCTTAAAGGCAAGAACGTAAAAATACTAATGCCAACCTCTTATGCAAGAGAGCACGATGGCTATTTAGATAATTACAAAAACTCGGGTGACGCGAAAGTTATCGGTATAGGAAGAGAAGTCACAGGTAAAAGAAAAGATGGTAGTGAATTTTCAATGGAATTATCAGTCGCCGAGGTAAATTTAGGCAATGCGCTTTTATACACAGGTATAGTGCGTGATATCACCGAGCGTAAAAAGGCTGAAGCAGACTTACGACATGCCATGAATGTTGCTGATAACGCTAACCGAGCAAAAAGTGATTTCTTATCAAGAATGAGCCACGAGTTACGCACCCCACTCAATGCTATTGTAGGCTTTGGTGAGATATTACAAATGGAATTATTATCTACCACTCAACAAGAATATACTGATCATATCCTGAAAGCGGGTAAGCATTTATCTTCGCTAATCAATGAAGTATTAGAAATTGCTCGTATCGAAGCGGGTCAACAAAACCTATCAATTGAAGCAGTGCAAGTAAGCACCTTAATCAAAGAGTCGTGGGATTTAATGCGCCCTATGGCTGCAAATAGAGGCGTTAAACTTAACTATATTGAAGATAACGATGAACATTATGTGATGGCTGATTTACAACGTCTTAAGCAAGTATTGCTTAATTTGTTATCTAATGCGGTTAAGTACAATTGTCCAAATGGAACAATCACAGTGTCCTGTCGTAAGCGAATACACGATAATACCTTGCGTATTTCGGTGCAAGATAACGGCAATGGTATCGCACCCGAAAACTACACTAGAGTATTTGAAGTATTTGAAAGGTTGAATGCCGATCAAGGTCAAGAAGAAGGTAGCGGTGTTGGTTTAGCCCTAAGTAAAGCTTTAATGCATGCGATGAATGGTGAGCTAGGGTTAGACTCTATTTTAGAGCAAGGTAGTACCTTTTGGCTAGAATTACCCATTGGCTACCCCGCCCAACAGCAACTATTAACCCAAAGCAATGATGTTGAGACGTTAACAACACAAGGCACCGAGCATTCCCGTGTTTTTAACATTTTATACATTGAAGATAACTTATCTAACTTACGCCTAGTTGAAGCATTATTTCAGCGCAGATCTGATATAAATTTAACATCTGCTATGCAAGGCAACTTAGGTATCGAATTAGCCCTAAAGCAACTGCCTGACTTGGTTCTGCTCGATATGCATTTACCCGATATACAAGGCGATGAAGTATTACTTAAACTGCGTAACAATAAAGCTACTAGCAAGATTCCCATTTTAATGCTCAGCGCTGATGCAACCAATAGTCAAAGAGAAAAGTTACTCTCACTAGGCGCTAATGCCTATATTACTAAGCCTTTGGATATCAGGAAATTTATTGCCAAGGTAGATGCAACATTACGTGTTTTACCTGATGAATAG
- a CDS encoding phosphate/phosphite/phosphonate ABC transporter substrate-binding protein, with translation MTNSRIHLLKLLGCLVQASTTAIEFRCDTERKKGDQKSSFAKRLVSFNHLGQLSLSFFMCEPMKKKINKLLTRLTQLVVVIYITCFVGLANAFTPENTQAKPLVFGIVPQQSAAKLARHWVPLLKFISNSTGVELKFATAPDIPTFEKRLAAGEYDIAYMNPYHYAVVSDKNGFKALVHEVGKKIKGIIVAKKNSKIEKLEDLSMQTIAFPAPASFAATLIPKASLSQKNISFQSKYVNSHDAVYRNIATGRFVAGGGIIRTFNALPERFRDQLKIIWTSEGYTPHAIATQPKVNDETRQKLLSGFLAVTNSDSSMQLLKPLRMKGFTQANDQEWNDVRSLDINLLLGHN, from the coding sequence TTGACAAATTCTCGTATTCATTTATTAAAATTACTTGGCTGTTTGGTTCAAGCCTCAACTACCGCAATTGAATTTCGTTGCGATACAGAAAGAAAAAAAGGTGATCAAAAATCTAGTTTCGCTAAGAGACTCGTCAGTTTTAATCATTTAGGTCAGTTATCTTTATCTTTTTTTATGTGTGAGCCAATGAAGAAAAAAATAAATAAATTACTCACGAGATTAACGCAATTAGTTGTCGTGATTTATATTACATGCTTTGTTGGTTTAGCTAATGCATTTACTCCTGAAAATACTCAAGCTAAGCCTTTAGTATTTGGTATTGTTCCACAGCAATCTGCAGCTAAGCTAGCACGCCATTGGGTGCCACTACTTAAATTTATAAGCAATAGCACAGGCGTTGAGCTTAAATTCGCAACAGCACCGGATATTCCCACGTTTGAAAAACGATTAGCGGCAGGTGAATATGATATTGCTTATATGAATCCATACCACTACGCTGTAGTAAGTGATAAAAATGGTTTTAAAGCACTGGTACATGAAGTAGGAAAAAAAATTAAAGGCATTATTGTCGCGAAAAAAAATAGTAAAATTGAAAAGCTTGAAGATTTATCGATGCAAACAATTGCTTTCCCGGCACCAGCATCATTTGCCGCAACATTGATCCCTAAGGCAAGTCTTTCGCAGAAAAATATCAGTTTTCAAAGTAAATACGTTAATTCGCACGATGCTGTGTACCGTAATATTGCGACGGGTCGTTTCGTTGCTGGCGGCGGAATTATACGCACCTTTAATGCTTTACCAGAACGCTTTCGTGATCAACTCAAAATAATTTGGACATCAGAAGGGTATACACCGCACGCTATTGCTACCCAGCCAAAAGTTAATGATGAAACTCGACAAAAACTACTTAGTGGATTTTTAGCCGTTACAAACTCTGATTCAAGTATGCAATTACTTAAACCTCTACGTATGAAAGGTTTTACACAAGCAAACGACCAAGAATGGAATGATGTGCGCAGTTTGGATATTAACCTGCTGCTTGGACACAATTAA
- a CDS encoding response regulator: protein MSFRIKTMLFIGITEGLFLMLLLWQSLAYLEHSGEEALYRRASETTHLFSLLAKNAVISSDIAALDEITQQIAELEDVRYIRVLDSVGILAQAGDTSSLENGFFEDSQIYQVDDNIFDAQTLVVESGTEFAKVQVGLPVDSLLLFITKARYRLFSIALAELIMVGLISLVLSRYLTKGLLALQKVAIAVTKGDMTSRADNLSKDELGITAKAFNVMLDKINADQKKLNENAIHLTQAKQAAEKASQTKSRFLSQMSHEIRSPLNAVLGAVNLISEKIKEPPEHIRLLKTAKTSGTALLDVVNDILDFSKIEAGHMSLRYSEVDLVSLLEDVLNCAEAKVANRELTILGDVSPECIGRVVTDATRLRQILNILVDNACNFTPQGIVLVTIQRVQLSNGKDTLQVNVKDSGIGIEKEYLIKIFEEFEQVDSSLEASFSGTGLGLNIAQGLISLMAGSIDVSSEVNKGSDFCFTLPVEFIADEALEIATFNGPMILVSDNKSLHMVFADKMQKMGVDFFGFENVDMLRKQISQPLLIKSAVWLIEDKVIVNDSNNFWLQSLDININCISSLDVTLSNSYASFNRINKPLFFHDICSLSCKDKTQSLKKSELPQNLHDKKSILLVDDIEANRFIAGETLKGRGFHVVFACDGIEALEILETQVFDVILMDIRMPRMNGIVAVEHLKASGGINQYTPVVAMTANVEKSEIARCKAAGMEEFVGKPFDTQVLVDSINRCIYSTQFKVSHKVNVELNKDDVLSKIILKRLAEDTSKETVLTLINLFITDIEERSQLISIALKHTDIEGLGDHAHALKSSAGSLGAVTMHTLCKNLEQASVEKDFAKAEVICNELKSITELTINTYNDFSATYV, encoded by the coding sequence ATGTCGTTTAGAATAAAAACAATGCTATTTATAGGTATTACAGAAGGCCTATTTCTAATGTTGTTGCTTTGGCAATCTTTAGCTTACCTTGAGCATTCAGGTGAAGAAGCCTTATATAGACGAGCCAGTGAGACCACTCATCTATTTAGCTTACTGGCGAAAAATGCTGTTATTTCATCAGACATTGCAGCGCTTGACGAAATCACACAACAAATAGCTGAACTCGAAGATGTTCGTTATATTCGAGTATTAGACAGTGTGGGCATTCTTGCACAAGCAGGTGATACCAGTAGTTTAGAAAATGGATTTTTCGAAGATAGCCAAATTTATCAGGTAGATGACAATATATTTGATGCTCAGACATTGGTCGTTGAATCAGGAACTGAATTTGCCAAAGTACAAGTAGGCTTACCTGTTGATTCATTATTATTATTTATCACCAAAGCCCGCTATCGATTATTTAGTATTGCTTTAGCTGAGTTGATAATGGTTGGCCTGATTTCACTGGTACTTAGCAGGTACTTAACCAAAGGTTTACTCGCATTACAAAAAGTCGCAATTGCTGTAACAAAAGGGGATATGACGTCTAGAGCGGATAATTTATCAAAAGATGAACTGGGTATTACAGCCAAAGCGTTCAATGTGATGCTAGATAAAATTAATGCCGATCAAAAAAAGCTCAATGAAAACGCAATTCATCTGACTCAAGCAAAGCAAGCTGCAGAGAAAGCATCTCAGACTAAATCTAGATTTTTATCACAAATGAGCCATGAGATACGCTCGCCGTTAAATGCCGTGCTTGGTGCGGTCAACCTGATATCAGAAAAAATTAAAGAGCCACCCGAACATATTCGTTTGTTAAAAACTGCGAAAACTAGCGGTACAGCTCTGCTAGATGTTGTTAATGACATACTCGATTTTTCTAAGATTGAAGCAGGCCATATGTCGCTAAGATATAGTGAGGTTGATCTCGTATCCTTGCTTGAAGATGTACTTAATTGTGCAGAAGCTAAAGTTGCTAATCGAGAGTTGACTATACTGGGTGATGTTTCACCAGAGTGCATTGGGCGAGTGGTTACAGATGCTACACGCTTACGCCAAATATTAAATATATTAGTTGATAATGCATGTAATTTTACTCCTCAAGGTATTGTTTTGGTGACTATTCAACGAGTTCAGTTATCCAATGGTAAAGATACACTCCAAGTAAATGTAAAAGACTCAGGCATAGGTATTGAGAAAGAATACCTCATTAAAATATTTGAAGAATTTGAACAGGTTGACTCTTCTTTAGAGGCAAGTTTCAGCGGAACTGGTTTAGGGTTAAATATAGCGCAAGGGCTAATTTCTTTAATGGCTGGCTCAATTGATGTAAGCAGTGAAGTAAATAAAGGCAGTGATTTTTGTTTTACGCTGCCGGTAGAGTTTATTGCTGATGAAGCGTTAGAAATAGCAACATTTAACGGACCAATGATACTCGTTTCAGATAATAAAAGCTTACATATGGTTTTTGCTGACAAAATGCAAAAAATGGGTGTCGACTTTTTTGGCTTCGAAAATGTCGATATGTTACGCAAGCAAATAAGCCAGCCATTATTAATAAAAAGTGCTGTTTGGTTGATAGAAGATAAAGTGATAGTCAACGACAGTAATAATTTTTGGTTACAGTCTCTTGATATCAATATTAACTGTATTAGTAGCTTAGATGTGACGTTATCCAATTCGTATGCAAGCTTTAATCGTATAAATAAACCACTTTTCTTTCATGATATCTGCTCTTTGAGTTGTAAGGACAAAACTCAGTCATTGAAAAAATCAGAGTTACCGCAGAATTTACATGACAAGAAAAGTATTTTACTCGTTGATGATATCGAAGCTAATCGATTTATTGCCGGCGAAACACTAAAGGGTCGTGGTTTTCACGTTGTATTTGCCTGTGATGGTATTGAAGCGCTTGAGATACTAGAAACACAAGTTTTTGATGTCATTCTCATGGATATTCGTATGCCAAGGATGAATGGGATTGTCGCGGTAGAGCATTTAAAAGCTAGCGGAGGCATTAATCAATATACACCGGTTGTTGCAATGACAGCCAACGTAGAAAAGTCCGAAATAGCACGATGTAAAGCTGCTGGCATGGAAGAATTCGTTGGTAAACCCTTTGATACTCAAGTGTTAGTCGACAGCATTAATCGTTGTATCTATAGCACACAGTTCAAAGTGAGTCATAAAGTGAATGTCGAGTTAAATAAAGACGATGTATTGTCGAAAATTATACTTAAACGCTTGGCGGAAGACACGTCAAAAGAAACGGTATTAACCTTGATTAACTTATTCATTACCGATATCGAAGAGCGTTCCCAGCTAATTAGCATAGCCCTTAAGCATACTGATATTGAAGGACTTGGTGACCATGCACATGCACTAAAAAGCTCTGCGGGTTCACTAGGTGCAGTAACTATGCACACACTTTGTAAAAATTTAGAGCAAGCCAGTGTAGAAAAAGACTTTGCTAAAGCTGAAGTTATTTGTAATGAACTGAAATCGATTACTGAGTTGACTATCAACACGTATAACGACTTCAGTGCAACGTATGTATAA
- a CDS encoding porin, which translates to MRKSLVLSLSMLFAAQVSAQSELAMLLGVLKDNGTITVDQYKRLMAEHQGEKVETQKLSKIKQPIANEAQVVVKNGIKVKSADKQFSAHIGGRVEAHAAWYKSDDFDLGDGTAIRRARLFIKGTLYNDWQYKLDYDFVAGGTKGIKDAFLAYKVNDSVQLITGNYKVPFSLEFQASSHANTFIERSLAFGLSPGRHLGAGINMFKDNWSLQAGIFGNKIHQSNAGQDEETLIAGRLVWLPVKNDDYFVHLGVAGLHSNNGDNISLRLKSNPESYVASTQLVDTGAISDVDDYSQIGFEAAVNYQRLNVQSEYIKSSVNTGLESLDFNSWYIQSSLFLTNDRRVYKKGKFGIVKPQSILGQDGTGAWELAMRYSEIDLNAVDVIGGIERNMTLALNVYATPEIRFTAEYLKVLEVSKNNPTTDNASLDLGQVRMEWVF; encoded by the coding sequence ATGAGAAAATCATTAGTTTTAAGTTTAAGTATGCTTTTCGCTGCGCAGGTTAGCGCTCAATCTGAGCTGGCAATGTTATTAGGGGTTTTAAAAGATAATGGCACAATTACGGTCGATCAATACAAACGATTAATGGCTGAACATCAAGGCGAAAAGGTAGAAACTCAAAAACTATCTAAGATAAAGCAGCCTATTGCTAACGAAGCTCAGGTGGTGGTCAAAAATGGTATAAAAGTAAAAAGTGCCGACAAGCAATTCTCTGCTCATATTGGTGGGCGTGTTGAAGCCCATGCTGCTTGGTATAAAAGTGATGATTTTGACTTAGGCGATGGTACCGCTATTCGTCGTGCAAGGTTATTTATAAAAGGTACCCTCTATAATGACTGGCAGTATAAATTAGATTACGACTTTGTTGCAGGAGGAACTAAAGGGATAAAAGATGCATTTTTGGCATATAAAGTTAACGATTCAGTTCAGTTAATTACGGGTAACTATAAAGTGCCTTTCTCGTTGGAGTTTCAGGCGAGTTCTCATGCTAACACTTTTATCGAGCGTTCACTCGCTTTTGGACTTTCACCAGGCAGGCATCTAGGCGCTGGTATAAATATGTTTAAAGATAACTGGTCGCTACAAGCCGGTATATTCGGTAATAAAATACACCAAAGTAATGCTGGCCAAGATGAAGAGACATTAATTGCAGGAAGGTTAGTGTGGCTTCCCGTTAAAAATGATGATTATTTTGTGCACTTAGGTGTAGCTGGCTTGCACTCTAATAATGGCGATAATATTTCGTTAAGACTTAAATCAAATCCAGAAAGTTATGTAGCTAGCACTCAATTAGTCGATACGGGTGCGATCTCAGACGTTGACGATTACTCGCAAATAGGGTTCGAGGCCGCTGTTAACTATCAGCGACTGAATGTTCAGAGTGAATATATAAAAAGCTCGGTAAATACAGGGTTAGAAAGTTTAGATTTTAATAGTTGGTATATTCAATCAAGTTTATTTTTAACTAATGATCGCCGAGTTTACAAAAAAGGTAAGTTCGGTATTGTGAAACCGCAAAGCATTCTCGGGCAAGACGGTACTGGAGCTTGGGAACTTGCTATGCGCTACAGTGAAATAGATCTAAATGCCGTAGATGTTATTGGGGGCATTGAAAGAAACATGACGTTAGCATTGAATGTATATGCGACACCAGAAATACGCTTTACGGCAGAGTATTTAAAAGTGCTAGAGGTGAGTAAAAATAATCCAACTACTGATAATGCAAGTTTGGATCTTGGTCAAGTTAGGATGGAGTGGGTGTTTTAA
- a CDS encoding aminotransferase class I/II-fold pyridoxal phosphate-dependent enzyme — protein sequence MNDLAIHTSRRKFIQQLGLGAAWVGLATNSQFAFVNSHPILPFRQNAAKLMLHFNENSFGMSPKALLAAKQAIELYGNRYADESFDQFKIKLAAHHKVDPQQLIFGNGSTEVLQAITQLLHIKNKEKT from the coding sequence ATGAACGACTTAGCCATTCATACTTCGAGAAGAAAATTCATTCAACAATTGGGTTTAGGCGCTGCTTGGGTAGGCTTGGCTACCAATTCTCAGTTCGCCTTTGTTAACAGCCATCCTATATTACCTTTTCGTCAAAACGCCGCTAAGCTTATGCTACATTTTAATGAAAATTCATTTGGCATGTCTCCTAAAGCATTATTAGCGGCTAAACAGGCTATCGAATTATATGGCAATCGTTATGCCGATGAATCCTTTGATCAATTTAAAATTAAATTAGCAGCGCATCATAAAGTTGATCCACAGCAGTTGATTTTTGGTAATGGGTCCACCGAAGTATTGCAAGCTATTACTCAGTTACTCCATATAAAAAATAAAGAAAAAACCTAG
- a CDS encoding DUF4198 domain-containing protein, which yields MESKLISSQLLKKKTSLAKTIKKLFLLVNVLVVMPAMAHQTFMLPNQFNWKEGDQIDVALSSSLSFPDFGSGFTVDRIEVSHTFINGVEIASVKYRKEKSALHALFTASNKGTAVLAISSKKRHGEIAPKNVDTYFEEIEANEETIDAFHKASEGKPMQRSYSKHVKTLMCVDKCSIHDKPSSQPAGLVLEFVPIENKPNQFFLLRNGKPLANHKVTQALTNKKTYFKKTNAEGVFMIEPELSGTLMLGSVVITIPEEVMGTYHSDYTTLTINLSPSQK from the coding sequence ATGGAAAGCAAATTGATATCAAGTCAATTATTGAAAAAGAAAACATCATTAGCAAAAACGATAAAAAAATTATTTCTACTCGTTAATGTTTTAGTTGTTATGCCTGCAATGGCTCACCAAACATTTATGCTACCCAATCAATTTAATTGGAAAGAGGGTGATCAAATAGATGTAGCCCTTTCAAGCTCATTATCATTTCCTGATTTTGGTAGTGGTTTTACAGTAGACCGAATAGAAGTTTCACATACCTTTATCAATGGTGTTGAGATTGCATCAGTAAAATATCGAAAAGAGAAATCAGCACTTCACGCATTGTTTACTGCAAGTAATAAAGGGACTGCGGTACTCGCTATTAGCAGTAAGAAAAGGCATGGCGAAATAGCACCTAAAAATGTGGATACTTACTTTGAAGAAATAGAAGCTAATGAAGAGACAATTGATGCCTTTCATAAAGCATCTGAAGGTAAACCAATGCAAAGAAGTTACAGTAAGCACGTTAAAACGCTGATGTGTGTAGACAAATGTTCTATTCATGATAAACCCAGTAGTCAGCCTGCAGGTTTAGTCTTAGAGTTTGTTCCAATAGAAAATAAGCCCAATCAATTTTTTTTACTGAGAAATGGTAAGCCGTTAGCAAACCATAAAGTGACCCAGGCTTTAACTAATAAAAAAACATATTTTAAGAAAACCAATGCAGAAGGTGTTTTTATGATTGAACCTGAACTGAGTGGCACTTTGATGTTGGGATCTGTAGTTATAACGATTCCAGAAGAAGTCATGGGAACCTATCATAGTGATTATACTACTTTGACAATAAACCTTAGTCCTAGTCAGAAATAA
- a CDS encoding PEP-CTERM sorting domain-containing protein has translation MKLKFLQTAVAGLMFSVCGFANATLITHNGYTLDTDTKIVSNGVVEWLQWNQTTGMSINEALSAFSGEDWQLATNSQMADLFNAFDLSYGKFIWTNEENLSQTYDGPTDGIAIEDWINDRELKFVSLFADTAEAWPNEGTCGAADCLQMSAAYFGSDNDNDGQYKVARVYDDLQFNDGSGYQDLGSLAEMSNDIIDLNTDTAYSRGVALVRVVNVPEPQSLAIFALGIMGLSIRRFKKQ, from the coding sequence ATGAAATTAAAATTTTTACAGACTGCTGTAGCAGGTTTGATGTTTTCTGTTTGCGGTTTTGCAAACGCAACTCTAATAACCCATAACGGTTATACTTTAGATACAGATACTAAAATAGTATCTAATGGTGTCGTAGAGTGGCTTCAGTGGAATCAGACAACGGGGATGTCTATCAATGAAGCTTTATCTGCATTTAGTGGTGAGGATTGGCAATTGGCCACCAACAGCCAAATGGCTGACTTGTTTAATGCATTTGATCTGTCCTATGGTAAATTCATCTGGACTAATGAAGAAAACTTGTCGCAAACCTACGATGGTCCAACAGATGGGATTGCGATCGAAGATTGGATAAATGACCGTGAACTTAAATTTGTAAGTCTATTTGCTGATACTGCTGAAGCATGGCCTAATGAGGGAACGTGTGGCGCTGCTGACTGTCTACAAATGTCGGCAGCTTATTTCGGGAGTGATAACGATAATGATGGTCAATATAAAGTAGCACGGGTATACGATGACTTGCAATTCAACGACGGTAGTGGATATCAAGACTTAGGAAGCCTTGCAGAAATGTCAAATGATATAATCGATCTAAATACCGACACGGCATATTCCCGAGGTGTAGCCCTTGTTCGTGTAGTGAATGTACCTGAGCCGCAATCTTTAGCTATTTTTGCACTAGGAATTATGGGGTTATCTATTAGACGATTTAAAAAACAATAA